In Alteribacter lacisalsi, a genomic segment contains:
- a CDS encoding ABC transporter permease has translation MGGAWQYFTNNIDFVLQLTMQHIQLVGLAVIIAILIGVPVGIYLTTNEEVAEAVLQVAAIIMTIPSIALFGIMIPILSVIGQGIGFLPALIALILYSQLPIIRNTYVAINNVDPNMRDAAKGIGMTTWQRLKKVELPIAVPVIMAGVRTAIVLSIGIGAIAAFIGAGGLGVIIDQGISRTNRDMMLVGAISVSVLAIVVDTVLGLVQRWLTPKGIS, from the coding sequence TTGGGAGGAGCATGGCAGTATTTTACGAACAATATTGATTTTGTTCTTCAGCTGACGATGCAGCATATACAGCTCGTTGGGCTGGCAGTGATCATCGCGATTCTGATCGGAGTTCCCGTCGGGATTTACCTGACAACAAACGAAGAAGTGGCAGAAGCGGTGCTTCAGGTAGCCGCGATTATTATGACGATTCCGAGTATTGCTCTTTTTGGAATCATGATCCCGATCCTTTCCGTTATCGGGCAGGGAATTGGTTTTTTACCGGCGCTTATTGCGCTTATTCTCTACTCACAGCTTCCGATCATCCGTAATACCTATGTCGCAATTAATAACGTGGATCCGAACATGCGGGATGCGGCGAAAGGCATTGGAATGACAACGTGGCAGCGTCTGAAAAAAGTTGAGCTTCCCATTGCCGTACCGGTCATTATGGCTGGTGTCAGAACAGCAATCGTTCTCAGCATCGGAATTGGTGCTATTGCAGCCTTTATCGGAGCCGGGGGTCTTGGTGTCATCATTGACCAGGGAATTTCAAGAACGAACCGCGATATGATGCTTGTTGGTGCCATTTCTGTTTCTGTACTGGCCATTGTCGTTGACACGGTTCTCGGACTTGTACAGCGCTGGTTAACACCAAAGGGGATTTCATAA